CCGTCCCCACGCGCCGAACCAAGTGCGGACGAACTTCTCCATAATTTTCGGCTCTTTGATCTGGCTGGTGTGGCAGCGCAGGGCCTTGATTTTCAGATCCAGGGTGGGCTCGATGTCCACCCAGGTATTCGGCTGGGAAGCGGCGAAAAAATACAACTCGGATACCGCATGAGGATTTAATCCTTCGATCAGGTGCCCCGGGAAAAAATTGCGGTTCAGGGCCGCGGGGTAGGCGGCATCAAAAGCCAGTTCTCCGGCCACGCGGTGGTCGGCATGGAAGAGGTATTGGTTATCAAAGGCGCGGTTGGCCGGATCGTGGGTTAAGAGGATGTCCGGGCGACATTGGCGGATGATCCGTACCAATTCGCCTCGGAATTCCAGGGAATATTGCAGTTCGCCGTCGGGTTTCCGTAGGAAAATGACCTCCTTGGCCCCGATTACCCTGGCGGCGGCGAGTTGTTCTTTCTCGCGTGTCCTCGCTAATTCCAGGTTGGTCACGGAGGGATCATCTGACCCTTTCTCGCCGCTGGTGCAGATGGTATAAAC
This window of the Deltaproteobacteria bacterium genome carries:
- a CDS encoding PIG-L deacetylase family protein, which gives rise to MNKQGEKRKNSLRVLVISAHPDDVDFGCAGTLARWAKEGAEIVYTICTSGEKGSDDPSVTNLELARTREKEQLAAARVIGAKEVIFLRKPDGELQYSLEFRGELVRIIRQCRPDILLTHDPANRAFDNQYLFHADHRVAGELAFDAAYPAALNRNFFPGHLIEGLNPHAVSELYFFAASQPNTWVDIEPTLDLKIKALRCHTSQIKEPKIMEKFVRTWFGAWGREKGLAYAERFRCLQIFRDPGQRLRQLKKSMP